A single region of the Malaclemys terrapin pileata isolate rMalTer1 chromosome 2, rMalTer1.hap1, whole genome shotgun sequence genome encodes:
- the CHPF2 gene encoding chondroitin sulfate glucuronyltransferase: protein MRLATLLAFLRPALPLILGLSLGCSLSLLRVSWIQSDGEDSCMDTGVNNGLFAGKMQQDSVAGGRSSQNDEDFKPRIVPYYRDPNKPYKKVLRTRYIQTELGFHERLFVAVLTSKATMNTLAVAVNKTVAHHFPHLLYFTGLRSAKVPHGMALVSHGDERPVWLMYETMRYIHQHFGGDYDWFYVMQDDTYAQAEQIKTLVTHLSINQDVYLGRAEEFIGGDEQARYCHGGFGYLVSRSLLLKLHRHLDSCRNEILSVRPDEWLGRCIIDFLGISCVSQHQGQHYRSYELAKNADLEKEEGEDFQAALTVHPVSEGTLMYRLHKHFSRIQLDRAYQEIQQLQMQIRNLTSLTPAREGGLTWPIGINAPFVPKSRFEVISWDYFTEQHLFSCPDGSPKCELAGASKADVSDIIEAALQQLNSRYQPQLRFYKQQLLNGYRRFDPTRGMEYVLDLLLEAVTQKGHSHVLAKRVSLVRPLSKVEIIPMPYVTEATRVQLVLPLTVQELDFVSNFLDMFAMNTLDTHDNALLTLLFIYQPYDAQRVSQLDVFAGVKAMVGELEKRYAEVKIPWISVKTEVPSQVKLMDIVSKKHPVDTLFFLASVWTEVNTEFLNRCRMNTISNWQVFFPMHFQEFNPVLMYHGEQAASSSTDFLRDGHFDRHAFAEACFYNSDYMAARTKLAADILDRDEVLESMEVFDVFLRYSGLHLFRAVEPGLVQKYMLRSCNPRLSEELYHRCVLSNLEGLSSRSHLAMALFEQEQANST, encoded by the exons ATGCGTCTGGCtactctccttgccttcctgcGGCCTGCTCTGCCACTCATCCTGGGCCTCTCCTTGGGATGCAGTCTAAGTCTGCTGCGTGTCTCCTGGATCCAGAGTGATGGGGAGGATAGTTGCATGGACACAGGGGTAAATAATGGGCTGTTTGCTGGGAAAATGCAGCAGGACTCCGTTGCTGGAGGAAGGTCAAGCCAGAATGATGAGGACTTCAAAcccaggattgttccctactaCCGAGACCCCAACAAGCCTTACAAGAAAGTGCTCAG gactcGCTATATCCAGACAGAGCTGGGCTTCCATGAACGGCTCTTTGTGGCTGTGCTCACCTCCAAGGCAACCATGAACACACTGGCTGTAGCAGTGAACAAGACAGTGGCCCATCACTTCCCACACCTGCTGTACTTTACAGGGTTGCGTAGCGCCAAGGTGCCTCATGGTATGGCGCTGGTGTCACATGGGGACGAACGCCCAGTCTGGCTGATGTATGAGACCATGCGCTACATCCATCAGCACTTTGGGGGTGACTATGACTGGTTCTATGTCATGCAGGATGACACCTATGCCCAGGCTGAGCAGATCAAGACCCTAGTGACGCACCTAAGCATTAATCAGGATGTTTACCTGGGACGGGCTGAGGAGTTCATTGGGGGGGATGAACAGGCCCGCTACTGCCATGGTGGCTTTGGCTACTTGGTTTCCCGGAGCCTGCTGCTCAAGTTGCATCGGCATCTGGACAGCTGCCGTAATGAGATTCTCAGTGTGCGCCCGGATGAGTGGCTGGGACGCTGCATCATCGACTTCCTGGGCATCAGCTGCGTCTCCCAGCACCAG GGCCAGCATTACCGCTCCTATGAACTGGCCAAAAATGCGGACctagagaaggaggagggtgaggACTTCCAGGCAGCACTCACTGTGCACCCTGTCTCTGAGGGGACCCTCATGTACCGATTGCACAAGCATTTCAGCAGGATCCAGCTGGACAGAGCCTACCAGGAGATCCAGCAACTCCAG ATGCAGATCAGGAACCTGACATCGCTGACACCAGCCCGCGAGGGTGGGCTGACATGGCCCATAGGCATCAATGCTCCCTTTGTCCCCAAATCCCGCTTCGAGGTGATCAGCTGGGACTACTTCACAGAGCAGCACCTCTTCTCCTGCCCCGATGGCTCCCCCAAATGTGAgctggctggagccagcaagGCCGATGTTAGTGACATCATCGAGGCAGCGCTACAGCAGCTCAACAGCCGCTACCAGCCTCAGCTTCGTTTCTACAAGCAACAATTGCTGAATGGCTACCGGCGCTTTGACCCCACACGGGGCATGGAGTACGTGCTGGACCTCTTGCTGGAGGCTGTAACCCAGAAGGGCCACAGCCATGTTCTGGCTAAGCGGGTGAGTCTAGTGCGACCCCTCAGCAAGGTGGAGATCATCCCCATGCCCTATGTGACAGAGGCTACACGCGTGCAGCTGGTGCTGCCCCTGACCGTGCAGGAGCTGGACTTTGTCAGCAACTTCCTAGACATGTTTGCCATGAACACGCTGGATACACATGACAACGCCCTGCTAACCCTGCTCTTCATCTACCAGCCTTATGATGCTCAGCGGGTCAGCCAGCTGGATGTCTTTGCTGGGGTCAAAGCTATGGTGGGAGAGCTTGAAAAACGCTATGCAGAGGTGAAAATCCCCTGGATCAGCGTCAAAACCGAGGTGCCATCCCAGGTGAAGCTCATGGACATAGTGTCGAAGAAGCATCCTGTGGACACCCTCTTCTTCTTGGCCAGCGTTTGGACAGAGGTTAACACGGAGTTCCTGAATCGCTGCCGCATGAACACCATCAGCAACTGGCAGGTCTTCTTTCCAATGCACTTCCAGGAGTTCAACCCAGTGCTGATGTACCATGGCGAGCAGGCCGCCTCCTCCAGCACCGACTTCCTGAGGGATGGGCACTTTGACCGTCATGCCTTTGCTGAGGCTTGCTTCTACAACTCTGACTACATGGCAGCACGCACCAAGCTGGCAGCTGACATTTTGGACCGGGATGAAGTGCTGGAGAGCATGGAAGTATTTGATGTCTTCCTTCGCTACTCCGGCCTGCACCTGTTCCGGGCTgtggagccagggctggtgcaGAAATATATGCTGAGGAGCTGTAACCCCCGGCTGAGTGAGGAACTGTATCACCGCTGTGTACTCAGTAACCTGGAAGGGCTCTCCTCCCGCTCGCACCTGGCCATGGCCCTCTTTGAGCAGGAACAGGCCAACAGCACCTGA